The Mucilaginibacter gracilis genomic interval GCATATTTTTCCAGGTTAACCAGTGCGTTACCCTTGTTAAAGTAGGCCGATGCAAAGCTATCCTTAATTAATATAGCGTAATCGTAAGCGTCGATAGCTTTTTCAAACAAACTCAATTTAGTAAAGGCATTACCCAAATTGTACCAGGCGGCGTAACTGTACGGCTCATTATCAATATATTGTTGATAAAATTGTACGCTTTCGGCCTGGTTATCCATTACATCATAGCAAAAGGCCAGTTCGTATAAAGCGTCCTGGTTTTCCATGTTTTGCTCAAGGCATAACTTAAGGTAGGTTATGGCGGTATCGTAATCGCCCATGTTTTGATGTACGTAGGCTACGTGTAACAATATCTCGTCGGTTTCTTCGGCCATGCCGAGGGCCTTTTCGTAGTTCTCCAAAGCTTCGGGGTAACGGTCGATACTTTCGTAAAGGTTACCACGGATGATGTAAATATCAACATCAGATGCTTCGAGGGTTTGAGCCCTGTCGAGCGCGGCAAAAGCATCGCCCACGCGGTTGGTAACTACAAATAGCTGGGCCTGCTTAATTAAAAAAACTGCTGCAAAAGGGTGCTGGGCGCGGGCATACTCAACCACCTGTAAAGCCTTAACCGGATCGTTTTTTTCAATGTAATAGTCGATGATGTTCTCAAACGCTTGTGCATCAAAAAAGTACTGATCGTGGTTACGAATCATCTCTTCGTAACGTTCCACCGAAAATTTTGGGTCTTCGGTGAAGTCAAATTCAAACTCTTCTTCCATTCAATCTTGTTTGCAGAACTTCTGCTTTAGTCCTTTTATATAATTAGAGTATAAACTTTCGTTAAGTTAAGATAGCTATAATACCCGCCGGTAACTAATTTAGTTTTCCACATATCCCCATTTAACATAAATTTTTGATTAAGTGCCTGATATTAAATTGAAAACATTTTAACCGAATATCACATCCGGTAGCACAACGAGAGGGTAATTGGGCCGGTATATTTATTTAACTTTGACAAAGTTATTATAAAAGCCATGGATAACAAAACCAAAACTATACTAAGTAATTTAGGTATTAACGCAATAAATGATGCTTTTAGTACTGGCAGTACTTGGGGAAGTGCCCCCGGCTGCACGGTAAGCACCATATCATCGCCGGTTGACGGGCAAAAAATTGCAGACGTTAACATGGCTACCACAGCCTGTTATGATAAAACTATTTTAAAAGCCACCGAAGCGTTTACCACCTGGCGCGGCATACCTGCACCCAAACGCGGCGAAATAGTGAGGCAAATTGGCCTTGCACTACGGGCGCATAAAGACGACCTTGGTTACCTGGTATCGTATGAGATGGGCAAGAGCCTGCAGGAAGGACGCGGCGAAGTGCAGGAGATGATTGATATTTGCGATTTTGCAGTTGGCCTTAGCCGCCAGCTATACGGTTTAACCATGCACTCCGAAAGGCCGCAGCACCGCATGTACGAGCAATATCACCCGCTTGGTGTTGTGGGCATTATTTCGGCATTTAACTTCCCG includes:
- a CDS encoding tetratricopeptide repeat protein, translated to MEEEFEFDFTEDPKFSVERYEEMIRNHDQYFFDAQAFENIIDYYIEKNDPVKALQVVEYARAQHPFAAVFLIKQAQLFVVTNRVGDAFAALDRAQTLEASDVDIYIIRGNLYESIDRYPEALENYEKALGMAEETDEILLHVAYVHQNMGDYDTAITYLKLCLEQNMENQDALYELAFCYDVMDNQAESVQFYQQYIDNEPYSYAAWYNLGNAFTKLSLFEKAIDAYDYAILIKDSFASAYFNKGNALVNLEKYAEAIEVYRQTFEYEQPNADTYCAIGECYEKLEQMDDARSFYKKSVKMDPKLADAWFGVGVTLDFEERYFEALHFYKKALDLDLTNADYWFAIADAEYKLGHLTEAEFGYEKVVELNPLDSDAWLDYSSILYEQKKLDSAIEIITEAIKNNPDSAELYYRMVAYLFAKGELNEALNFLEQALTSDPEKHYILFDYLPQLQENKVIIDIINRYTNN